A single Mixta calida DNA region contains:
- a CDS encoding SmdB family multidrug efflux ABC transporter permease/ATP-binding protein, which translates to MRIIAVRRRAVADSKKLWPTLKRLLSYGKPWRKALTLAVLMLWIAAAAEVLGPVLIGYFIDRLVARHNMPVGLAVGLAFAFIFLQALAALLHYWQALLFNQAAVGVVQRLRADVMDAALRQPLSAFDTQPVGQIISRVTNDTEVIKDLWVTVVATVLRSAALIGAMLVAMFSLDWRMALVAVVIFPLVLTVMFIYQRYSTPIVRRVRSYLADINNGFNEVINGMSVIQQFRQQARFGERMGEASRSHYLARMETLRLDGFLLRPLLSLFSAAILCGLLLLFSFSSEGVFEVGVLYAFISYLGRLNEPLIELTTQQSMLQQAVVAGERIFELMDAPRQHYGSDRQPLQSGRIDIERLSFAYHEGRNVLEDISLAAPSRSFVALVGHTGSGKSTLASLLMGYYPVKQGTIHLDGRPLNQLSHEALRQGVAMVQQDPVVLADSFFANVTLGRDISEQAVWQALETVQLAELARSLTDGIYTRLGEQGNNLSVGQKQLLALARVLVAEPQILILDEATANIDSGTEQAIQRALREVRKKTTLVVIAHRLSTITEADTILVLHRGRAVERGTHHQLLAQQGRYWQMYQLQQAGSVLEAGAPESV; encoded by the coding sequence ATGAGGATAATCGCAGTAAGGAGAAGAGCCGTGGCTGACAGCAAAAAACTCTGGCCCACGCTAAAGCGGCTGCTTTCCTACGGCAAGCCGTGGCGTAAGGCGCTGACGCTGGCGGTACTGATGCTCTGGATCGCGGCGGCGGCGGAAGTGCTGGGGCCGGTACTGATCGGTTATTTTATCGATCGTCTGGTGGCCCGTCACAACATGCCGGTGGGCCTGGCCGTCGGGCTGGCATTCGCCTTTATTTTTCTGCAGGCGCTGGCGGCGCTGCTGCACTACTGGCAGGCGCTGCTGTTTAATCAGGCGGCGGTCGGCGTTGTGCAGCGTCTGCGCGCCGACGTGATGGATGCGGCGTTGCGCCAGCCGCTCAGCGCGTTCGACACTCAACCGGTTGGGCAGATCATTTCACGCGTCACCAACGACACCGAGGTAATTAAAGATTTATGGGTGACGGTGGTGGCGACGGTGCTGCGCAGCGCGGCGCTGATCGGCGCGATGCTGGTCGCCATGTTTAGCCTGGACTGGCGCATGGCGCTGGTGGCGGTGGTGATTTTCCCGCTGGTGTTGACCGTGATGTTTATCTATCAGCGCTACAGCACGCCGATTGTGCGGCGCGTGCGCAGCTACCTGGCGGATATCAATAACGGCTTTAATGAAGTCATCAACGGCATGAGCGTTATTCAGCAGTTCCGCCAGCAGGCGCGCTTCGGCGAGCGCATGGGGGAGGCCAGTCGATCGCACTATCTGGCGCGCATGGAGACATTGAGGCTGGATGGCTTTCTGCTGCGTCCGCTGCTGAGCCTGTTTTCCGCAGCGATCCTCTGTGGGCTGCTGCTGCTGTTCAGTTTCTCTTCTGAAGGTGTATTTGAGGTGGGCGTGCTTTACGCCTTCATCAGCTATCTGGGAAGGCTTAATGAGCCGCTGATTGAGCTGACCACCCAGCAGTCAATGCTGCAACAGGCGGTCGTAGCCGGAGAGCGCATTTTCGAGCTGATGGATGCGCCGCGCCAGCATTACGGCAGCGACCGGCAGCCGCTACAGAGCGGCCGCATCGATATCGAACGTCTGAGTTTCGCCTATCATGAAGGGCGCAACGTACTGGAAGATATTTCGCTGGCGGCGCCGTCGCGCAGTTTTGTCGCGCTGGTCGGGCATACCGGCAGCGGAAAAAGCACGCTGGCCAGCCTGCTGATGGGCTACTACCCGGTGAAACAGGGAACGATTCATCTCGATGGCCGACCGCTGAATCAGCTGAGCCATGAGGCGCTGCGGCAGGGCGTGGCGATGGTTCAGCAGGACCCGGTGGTGCTGGCGGACAGCTTTTTCGCTAACGTGACGCTGGGACGCGACATCAGTGAACAGGCAGTGTGGCAGGCGCTGGAAACCGTTCAGCTGGCGGAGCTGGCGCGTAGTCTCACCGACGGAATTTATACGCGCCTGGGAGAGCAGGGCAATAATCTTTCCGTTGGGCAGAAGCAGCTGCTGGCGCTGGCGCGCGTGCTGGTGGCTGAACCGCAAATCCTGATTCTGGATGAGGCGACGGCCAATATCGATTCCGGCACTGAACAGGCGATTCAACGCGCGCTGCGCGAGGTGAGGAAAAAGACCACGCTGGTGGTGATTGCGCACCGCCTTTCCACCATTACCGAGGCCGATACCATTCTGGTGCTGCATCGCGGTCGGGCGGTGGAGCGCGGCACTCACCATCAGCTACTGGCGCAGCAGGGCCGCTACTGGCAGATGTATCAGTTGCAGCAGGCGGGCAGCGTGCTGGAGGCGGGCGCACCGGAAAGCGTCTGA
- the glnK gene encoding P-II family nitrogen regulator: MKLVTVVIKPFKLEDVREALSSIGIQGLTVTEVKGFGRQKGHAELYRGAEYSVNFLPKVKIDVAIADDQLDEVVDVISKAAYTGKIGDGKIFVAELQRVIRIRTGETDEAAL; this comes from the coding sequence ATGAAGCTGGTTACCGTAGTCATCAAACCATTCAAACTGGAGGATGTGCGCGAGGCGCTTTCTTCTATTGGTATTCAGGGATTAACCGTAACTGAGGTCAAAGGATTCGGCCGACAAAAAGGCCATGCGGAGCTCTATCGCGGTGCGGAATACAGCGTCAATTTTCTGCCTAAGGTCAAAATCGACGTAGCGATCGCTGACGACCAGCTGGATGAAGTTGTTGATGTCATCAGTAAGGCCGCCTACACCGGCAAAATCGGCGACGGCAAGATTTTTGTGGCAGAGCTTCAGCGCGTTATCCGTATTCGTACCGGTGAAACCGACGAAGCCGCTCTTTAA
- the amtB gene encoding ammonium transporter AmtB produces MNKLMTKILTGAALTPSLAMAAPAVADKADNAFMMICTALVLFMTIPGIALFYGGLIRGKNVLSLLTQVAVTFAMVCVLWVVYGYSLAFSEGNDFFGGLNWVMLKNISLTALTGTFYQYIHVVFQASFACITVGLIVGSIAERIRFSAVLIFVFIWLTLAYLPIAHMVWAGGFLAKDGALDFAGGTVVHINAAVAGLVGAYLVGKRTGFGKEAFKPHNLPMVFTGTAILYVGWFGFNAGSAAAANEIAALAFLNTVVATAGAVLSWTFGEWALRGKPSLLGASSGFIAGLVAITPACGYVGVGGALFIGLIGGLAGIWGVTTLKKWLRVDDPCDVFGVHGVCGIIGCILTGVFASGSLGGVGYAEGVTMGHQVWVQLLSVALTIIWTGVVAFIGFKVADMLVGLRVPEEQEREGLDVNSHGENAYNQ; encoded by the coding sequence ATGAACAAATTAATGACCAAAATCCTGACGGGTGCGGCGCTGACACCATCGCTGGCGATGGCGGCTCCGGCCGTTGCCGATAAGGCGGACAACGCCTTTATGATGATTTGCACCGCACTGGTGCTGTTTATGACGATTCCAGGGATCGCGCTGTTTTACGGTGGTCTGATTCGCGGTAAAAACGTGCTGTCGCTACTGACGCAAGTGGCGGTGACCTTTGCCATGGTCTGCGTGCTGTGGGTAGTGTATGGCTACTCGCTGGCCTTCAGCGAAGGCAACGATTTTTTCGGCGGCCTTAACTGGGTGATGCTGAAAAATATCAGCCTGACCGCGCTGACCGGCACGTTCTATCAATATATCCATGTGGTTTTCCAGGCCTCCTTCGCCTGTATTACCGTCGGACTGATTGTCGGTTCGATTGCGGAACGCATCCGCTTCTCCGCTGTGCTCATCTTTGTCTTTATCTGGCTGACGTTGGCCTACCTGCCGATCGCGCATATGGTCTGGGCGGGCGGTTTCCTGGCGAAGGATGGCGCGCTTGATTTCGCTGGCGGCACGGTAGTGCATATCAATGCGGCGGTCGCCGGGCTGGTGGGCGCGTATCTGGTGGGTAAACGCACAGGCTTCGGCAAAGAGGCGTTTAAACCGCACAACCTGCCGATGGTGTTTACCGGTACGGCGATCCTTTATGTCGGCTGGTTTGGCTTTAATGCAGGGTCTGCGGCGGCGGCAAACGAAATTGCGGCGCTGGCCTTTTTAAATACCGTCGTTGCCACGGCCGGCGCTGTGCTTTCCTGGACCTTTGGTGAGTGGGCGCTGCGCGGCAAGCCGTCTCTACTGGGCGCCAGCTCCGGCTTTATCGCTGGCCTGGTCGCCATCACGCCCGCCTGTGGCTACGTTGGCGTGGGCGGTGCGCTGTTTATCGGCCTGATTGGCGGTCTGGCAGGTATCTGGGGTGTGACGACGCTGAAAAAATGGCTGCGCGTTGACGATCCGTGCGATGTTTTCGGCGTTCACGGCGTGTGCGGCATTATCGGTTGTATCCTCACCGGCGTCTTCGCTTCAGGCTCGCTGGGCGGCGTCGGCTATGCGGAAGGCGTCACCATGGGGCATCAGGTATGGGTCCAGCTGTTGAGCGTGGCGCTGACTATCATCTGGACCGGCGTGGTGGCGTTTATCGGCTTTAAAGTGGCGGATATGCTGGTAGGCCTGCGCGTGCCGGAAGAACAGGAGCGCGAAGGACTTGACGTCAACAGCCATGGCGAAAACGCCTATAACCAGTAA
- the tesB gene encoding acyl-CoA thioesterase II has product MSQALQNLLNLLQLEKLEEGLFRGQSEDLGLRQVFGGQVVGQALHAAKQTVPVERNIHSFHSYFLRPGDSQKAIIYDVETLRDGHSFSARRVAAIQNGQPIFYMTASFQAPEPGFEHQKTMPQVKGPEGLPSETEIAHQLAAHLPEKVKAKFLAEKPLEIRPVTFHNPLKGHVDQPTRQVWLRANGPMPDDARAHQYLLGYASDLNFLPVALQPHGKGFLEPGMQVATIDHSMWFHRKVDLNQWLLYSVESTSASSARGFVRGEFYTQDGVLVASTVQEGVMRQRS; this is encoded by the coding sequence ATGAGCCAGGCACTGCAAAATTTACTGAATCTGTTACAACTGGAAAAGCTTGAGGAAGGCCTGTTTCGAGGCCAGAGCGAAGATTTGGGCCTGCGTCAGGTCTTCGGCGGACAAGTTGTTGGCCAGGCGCTGCATGCGGCTAAACAGACCGTGCCGGTTGAACGCAATATTCACTCTTTTCACAGCTACTTTTTGCGTCCCGGCGACAGTCAGAAAGCAATTATCTATGATGTGGAAACCCTGCGGGACGGCCATAGCTTCAGCGCCCGTCGCGTCGCGGCGATTCAGAACGGGCAGCCGATTTTTTACATGACCGCCTCTTTCCAGGCGCCGGAGCCAGGCTTTGAACATCAGAAAACGATGCCGCAGGTGAAAGGCCCGGAGGGGCTGCCCAGCGAGACCGAGATCGCGCATCAGCTGGCGGCGCATCTGCCCGAAAAAGTAAAAGCTAAATTTCTGGCTGAAAAGCCGTTGGAAATACGCCCCGTTACCTTCCACAACCCGCTCAAGGGGCACGTCGATCAGCCGACGCGTCAGGTCTGGCTGCGCGCGAACGGCCCGATGCCCGACGATGCGCGCGCGCACCAATATCTGCTGGGCTATGCCTCCGATCTTAATTTCCTTCCGGTTGCGCTTCAGCCGCATGGCAAAGGATTTTTGGAGCCGGGCATGCAGGTTGCTACGATAGACCACTCTATGTGGTTCCATCGCAAGGTCGACCTGAATCAGTGGTTGCTGTACAGCGTGGAAAGCACCTCCGCCTCCAGCGCGCGCGGCTTTGTGCGCGGCGAATTCTATACCCAGGATGGCGTGCTGGTGGCTTCAACGGTGCAGGAAGGCGTCATGCGCCAGCGTAGCTAA
- a CDS encoding YbaY family lipoprotein, with protein sequence MKFWHVMSGAALAVALAGCADKSANIPVPVPGAENTGQPVIAQPNVSGSIYIRQKIALPPDAALTVTLSDASLANAPAKILAQRVVRTEGKQAPFHYTLPFNPADIQPDARILLSAAITIDNKVVFMTDSIKPAINSGGTKVDLTLVPVPSVAMPTQSSGGAATTVPSTSPTQVTPSSSIPAPTQY encoded by the coding sequence ATGAAATTCTGGCATGTCATGAGCGGAGCAGCGCTGGCCGTTGCCCTCGCAGGTTGTGCTGATAAAAGCGCAAATATTCCCGTACCTGTACCGGGCGCCGAAAACACCGGTCAGCCGGTGATTGCTCAGCCTAACGTAAGCGGCTCTATCTATATTCGGCAAAAAATCGCTCTGCCGCCGGACGCCGCGTTAACGGTTACGCTGTCGGATGCTTCACTGGCTAATGCGCCGGCTAAAATACTGGCCCAGCGTGTAGTGCGTACTGAAGGCAAGCAGGCGCCGTTCCACTACACGCTGCCGTTTAATCCGGCCGATATTCAGCCGGACGCGCGCATTCTCTTGAGCGCGGCGATCACCATCGATAACAAGGTGGTGTTTATGACCGATTCGATTAAACCGGCGATCAACAGCGGCGGCACGAAAGTGGACCTGACGCTGGTACCGGTGCCGTCAGTCGCTATGCCGACCCAAAGCAGCGGCGGTGCGGCTACTACCGTACCTTCTACCTCGCCTACCCAGGTTACGCCGTCTTCATCTATTCCGGCGCCCACCCAGTACTAA
- a CDS encoding MGMT family protein has translation METDSFKQRVLQVIAAIPAGTVTTYGEVARLAGAPRAARQVGGLLKRLPADSRLPWHRIINRHGQISLQGDDLLRQRDALEAEGIEISDDGKVDLRRYRWEW, from the coding sequence ATGGAAACTGACTCATTTAAACAGCGTGTTTTGCAGGTTATCGCCGCGATTCCCGCCGGCACCGTCACCACCTATGGCGAAGTGGCGCGACTGGCTGGCGCGCCGCGTGCTGCGCGACAGGTAGGTGGCCTGCTAAAGCGTCTTCCTGCCGACAGTCGTCTGCCGTGGCATCGCATTATTAACCGTCATGGACAAATTTCATTGCAGGGAGACGATCTGCTGCGCCAACGTGACGCGCTGGAAGCGGAAGGCATTGAAATTAGCGATGACGGCAAAGTCGATCTCAGGCGCTATCGCTGGGAGTGGTAG
- a CDS encoding HHA domain-containing protein, protein MTEKIMTKTDYLMRLRRCRSIDTLERVIEKNKYELPDDELAVFYSAADHRLAELTMNKLYDKVPVSVWKYVR, encoded by the coding sequence ATGACAGAAAAAATTATGACCAAGACTGACTATCTGATGCGCTTAAGACGCTGCCGATCAATCGATACGCTTGAGCGAGTCATTGAAAAAAATAAATATGAATTGCCTGATGATGAGTTGGCTGTGTTTTATTCTGCGGCCGATCATCGCCTTGCGGAATTAACGATGAATAAACTGTACGATAAAGTACCCGTTTCGGTGTGGAAATACGTTCGTTGA
- the tomB gene encoding Hha toxicity modulator TomB — MDEYSPKRHDIAQLNFLCENLYDESMATLGDSHHGWVNDPTSATNIQLNELIEHIASFTMNYKIKHAEDEDLIVQIDDYLDDTFMLFSNYGINVQDLQRWQRSARRLFNLFAEECAQLPLQPSHSF; from the coding sequence ATGGACGAATATTCGCCGAAACGGCATGATATTGCTCAGCTCAATTTCTTGTGTGAAAATCTATACGACGAAAGTATGGCCACACTGGGAGACAGCCACCATGGCTGGGTCAACGATCCTACATCTGCGACCAACATACAGCTGAATGAGCTGATTGAACATATTGCTTCGTTTACCATGAATTACAAAATAAAACATGCTGAAGATGAGGATCTCATCGTTCAGATTGATGACTACCTCGACGATACCTTTATGTTATTCAGTAATTACGGGATTAATGTTCAGGATCTACAACGTTGGCAGCGTTCCGCCCGACGTTTGTTTAATCTTTTCGCAGAAGAGTGCGCTCAGCTCCCTTTACAGCCAAGCCATTCGTTTTAA